The following proteins come from a genomic window of Nicotiana tomentosiformis chromosome 12, ASM39032v3, whole genome shotgun sequence:
- the LOC104091344 gene encoding probable E3 ubiquitin-protein ligase ARI2 — MEDGSVYGSSDDEFYNDEESLDGFTQVEVESDGVCQNPPSCKVIRKESLLAAQKEDLQRVMDLLSLKEHHARSLLIHYRWDADKVFAVLVERGRDKLYAEAGVTLEGKDDHCSTLSTTEMTCQICFEDAPAEKTAAMDCNHRFCNDCWTTHFIVKINEGKSKRITCMAQKCNAICDEGKIRDLVTAKDPTLAEKFDRFLLESYIDDNKRVKWCPSVPHCGNAIRIEDDEYCEVECACGVQFCFNCLSEVHSPCSCLMWELWMRKCKEDSKTVIWITENAKHCPKCHNLVEKNGGCNLVRCICGQPFCWLCGGATGLEHTWTSIRGHTCGSYKEGQEQKTTVNNLLRFTHYYERYVAHFDSLKVEADMKQKLHVKVLKLESTELQSKDFSWAENGFNRLLQSRRVLSCSYPVAFYIFGKALFENEMTPKEKEIKQNLFENLQQQLEINVERLSMFLEEPFADYPEDKLLETRMKIITLSAVTDNLCKKLYDCIDNDLLVPLQQATHTIAHYRSNGVDKASELPN, encoded by the exons ATGGAGGACGGCAGTGTGTATGGGAGCAGTGATGATGAATTTTACAATGATGAAGAATCGCTTGATGGGTTTACACAAGTTGAAGTAGAGAGTGATGGAGTCTGTCAAAATCCTCCTTCATGCAAG GTAATCAGGAAAGAGTCCCTTTTAGCTGCACAG AAAGAAGACTTGCAAAGAGTGATGGACTTGCTATCTCTGAAGGAGCATCATGCACGAAGCTTGCTTATTCATTATCGATGGGATGCTGACAAGGTCTTTGCGGTTCTTGTTGAGAGAGGGAGAGATAAGTTATATGCTGAAGCGGGTGTGACACTGGAAGGAAAAGATGATCATTGTTCCACTCTGTCGACAACTGAAATGACATGTCAAATTTGCTTCGAAGATGCCCCTGCTGAGAAGACTGCTGCAATGGACTGCAACCATAGATTTTGCAATGATT GTTGGACAACTCATTTCATTGTAAAGATAAATGAGGGTAAGAGTAAACGAATAACATGCATGGCCCAAAAGTGCAATGCAATCTGTGATGAAGGAAAGATTAGGGATCTCGTTACTGCAAAAGATCCTACTTTGGCCGAGAAATTTGATCGTTTTCTGCTAGAGTCATATATTGATGATAACAAGAGGGTTAAATGGTGCCCAAGTGTTCCTCATTGTGGAAATGCAATTCGTATTGAGGATGATGAATACTGCGAGGTTGAATGTGCTTGTGGCGTACAGTTTTGTTTTAATTGTTTATCTGAAGTGCACTCACCTTGTTCATGTCTGATGTGGGAACTTTGGATGAGGAAGTGCAAGGAGGATTCAAAGACGGTAATTTGGATAACTGAAAATGCCAAACATTGCCCAAAATGTCATAATCTTGTGGAGAAGAATGGGGGATGCAACCTTGTAAGATGTATATGTGGACAGCCATTTTG ttGGTTGTGTGGTGGAGCTACTGGTTTAGAACACACATGGACTAGCATTCGAGGTCACACTTGTGGCAGTTACAAAGAAGGGCAAGAGCAAAAGACGACCGTCAACAATCTCTTACGCTTTACTCACTATTATGAGCGCTATGTGGCTCATTTTGATTCATTGAAGGTTGAAGCAGACATGAAACAAAAGCTACATGTAAAAGTCTTGAAACTTGAATCGACAGAATTGCAATCAAAGGACTTCAGCTGGGCAGAAAATGGATTTAATAGACTCCTTCAATCAAGACGGGTCCTCTCCTGTTCCTATCCAGTTGCATTTTACATATTTGGTAAGGCGCTGTTTGAGAACGAAATgacaccaaaagaaaaagaaataaagcaGAACCTTTTTGAGAACCTGCAGCAGCAACTTGAAATAAATGTTGAAAGACTTTCAATGTTCTTGGAAGAGCCATTTGCTGACTATCCTGAAGATAAGCTTTTGGAGACTAGAATGAAGATCATCACTCTCTCTGCAGTAACTGACAACCTCTGCAAAAAGTT GTATGATTGCATTGACAACGATTTGCTGGTTCCTCTACAGCAGGCAACTCACACCATAGCTCATTATAGATCCAACGGAGTGGATAAAGCATCAGAACTTCCTAATTGA